Proteins encoded together in one Microplitis mediator isolate UGA2020A chromosome 7, iyMicMedi2.1, whole genome shotgun sequence window:
- the LOC130671773 gene encoding uncharacterized protein LOC130671773 — MFKISYIFLIYILFGVITFPSGVFGWLGSIREIAGVADDVADVFNGEVPFLAILIGSEDFKLDEVLDKVDDITNQITELTLTVNIKMDKVLKVLLKRIPLQGKLDNALDKFHNLIVRVDWLYASYIRYSKKLKTYNEKTIDDFISSITSHKTGDLQNILNRMHRLFVPSRSGYFQKGLLKTLASFRDASEAAELCNSNYSFQQNLFEIYKTVVITELRGFVMTVFAYMILTARNSVPYTGELEGAVLQLVFRSQDYMKEVQSVMKDASREILLCGAERHIRDKTYSEFTGLFSFIVVNEMQGNPSHGCGSDCPSIWSDRVWGEYEDYDYFPRIGCIGRMYKCGWIGGDVTICNQPDDSPKRYEWINSPNRLYGHQTNCPSERKKFLSNARYLNNCEVCICHCVQEHGTTIAIRTFSLRPQLSDIGKNMVVAGVKFTAKDEMIHIQIQQGVLKNNGRINKASKKWVPLEDFVYLSNVTEGGFLLKNGDDYETLTRGTDFTFISTEQKTINLDDITVPYEYVITGVRLRHQVDGQPVGHVRLQVRATKFNYSSGVLDQKPESTKWFTAEDMLNPPARYLREREEYQYDGEADDPTKSPENIPDSKVNQYIDFGPSSLFKNTGNYTLPLFDLRPVTGSPSIALGGIGIYHKSSPGYGGFLGLKVLNTDLSEHIDPVLSDEQIKNYKKGMNDDEDEDDDDDFDNFDDDDDDDDDDDDKDD; from the exons atgtttaaaatatcgtatatttttttaatttatatattatttggaGTGATTACGTTTCCATCGGGTGTATTTGGATGGCTTGGAAGTATTCGTGAAATAGCAGGCGTTGCTGATGATGTAGCAGATGTCTTTAATGGAGAAGTACCGTTCTTGGCAATTTTAATTGGTAGTGaagattttaaattagatGAGGTGTTAGATAAAGTTGATGATATTACAAACCAAATCACTGAATTGACTTTAAcagttaatattaaaatggataaagttttaaaagtaCTGTTGAAGAGGATTCCATTGCAAGGTAAACTTGACAATGCATTGGATAAATTTCACAATCTTATTGTACGTGTTGATTGGTTGTATGCGTCGTATATAAGATATtctaaaaaacttaaaacgtATAATGAGAAAACTATTGATGACTTTATCAGCTCAATAACTTCCCATAAAACTGGTGATTTGCAAAACATACTCAATAGAATGCATCGTCTTTTTGTACCTTCGAGATCCggatattttcaaaaaggtCTTCTTAAGACTCTTGCAAGTTTTCGTGAT GCTAGCGAAGCTGCCGAACTCTGTAACTCGAATTATTcatttcaacaaaatttattcgaaatttacaAAACTGTCGTCATAACTGAATTAAGAGGTTTTGTAATGACTGTTTTTGCTTACATGATTCTTACTGCAAGAAATAGTG tgCCATACACTGGTGAATTAGAAGGCGCAGTATTGCAACTTGTATTCAGATCTCAAGATTATATGAAAGAAGTGCAATCGGTAATGAAAGATGCTtcaagagaaattttattatgtggTGCAGAAAGACATATTCGTG ataaaactTACAGCGAGTTTACaggtttattttcattcatagTAGTGAATGAAATGCAAGGAAACCCCAGTCATGGATGTGGGAGTGATTGTCCAAGTATTTGGTCGGACAGAGTATGGGGTGAATATGAGGATTATGATTATTTCCCACGAATCGGTTGTATTGGAAGAATGTATAAATGTGGGTGGATTGGTGGCGACGTAACAATTTGTAATCAa CCGGATGATTCTCCAAAGCGTTATGAATGGATCAACTCACCTAATAGATTGTATGGGCATCAGACAAATTGTCCATCggaaaggaaaaaatttttatctaatgcaagatatttgaataattgtgAAGTGTGTATTTGCCATTGTGTACAAGAACACGGGACAACGATAGCTATACGGACTTTTAGTTTAAGGCCTCAGTTATCCGACattggaaaaaatat gGTGGTTGcaggagtaaaatttactgccAAGGATGAAATGATACATATTCAAATACAGCAAGGCGTGTTGAAAAACAATGGTCGAATAAATAAAGCAAGTAAAAAGTGGGTACCATTGGAGGACTTTGTTTATTTGAGTAATGTTACTGAAGGTGGATTTTTGCTAAAAAATGGAGACGATTACGAAACGTTGACACGAGGAACAGACTTTACATTTATTTCTACTGAACAGAAAACTATAAATCTTGATGATATAACTGTACCGTATGAGTATGTGATCACTGGTGTCAGACTTAGACAtcaagttgatggccaaccaGTTGGTCATGTTCGATTACAAGTTCGTGCtacgaaatttaattattctagcGGAGTACTAGATCAAAAACCTGAATCAACTAAATGGTTTACAGCCGAAGATATGTTAAATCCACCAGCTCGTTATTTGCGGGAAAG ggAGGAATATCAGTACGATGGTGAAGCAGATGATCCTACAAAATCACCGGAGAACATACCGGACTCGAAAGTTAACCAGTATATTGACTTTGGCCCGTCGAGTCTGTTTAAAAATACGGGAAATTATACACTTCCTCTGTTTGACTTACGGCCAGTTACGGGTTCACCAAGTATCGCTTTAGGCGGCATTGGTATTTACCATAAGAGTTCGCCGGGTTATGGTGGATTCCTTGGattgaaagttttaaataCTGATCTATCTGAACATATTGATCCGGTATTGTCTGATGAACAGATAAAGAATTATAAGAAAGGAATGAATGATGATGAGgatgaagatgatgatgatgattttgataattttgatgatgatgatgatgatgatgatgatgatgatgataaagatgattaa